A stretch of the Sphingomonas sp. CL5.1 genome encodes the following:
- the lptC gene encoding LPS export ABC transporter periplasmic protein LptC, translating to MSEAAAPMFDARRRWALPGSAHDRIVATANWVLPVLIGVLTAFLVMAPLTTGGDVSFVLDKNKVEVAKERLKIQSARYRGEDGKGQPFELTAGSAIQKSSAEPIVRLQKLAADIRLSDGPASLVANQGRYNMDTEQVTMEGPIAFRAPDGYTLDTHDATVDLKTRRLQSGGAVTGTVRQGTFSANRLDADLDTHTVTLTGNARLHIVPRGTR from the coding sequence ATGTCTGAGGCGGCCGCCCCGATGTTCGACGCGCGCCGGCGCTGGGCGCTGCCCGGCAGCGCGCACGATCGCATCGTGGCGACCGCGAACTGGGTCCTGCCGGTGCTGATCGGCGTGCTCACCGCCTTCCTGGTGATGGCCCCGCTCACCACCGGGGGCGACGTTTCCTTTGTGCTCGACAAGAACAAGGTGGAGGTCGCGAAGGAGCGGCTGAAGATCCAGTCGGCGCGCTATCGCGGGGAGGATGGCAAGGGCCAGCCGTTCGAGCTGACCGCCGGCTCCGCGATCCAGAAAAGCTCGGCCGAGCCGATCGTCCGGCTCCAGAAGCTCGCCGCCGACATCCGGCTGAGCGACGGCCCCGCCTCGCTGGTCGCGAACCAGGGGCGCTACAACATGGATACCGAGCAGGTGACGATGGAGGGGCCGATCGCCTTCCGCGCACCCGACGGCTATACGCTCGACACCCATGACGCGACGGTCGATCTCAAGACGCGCCGGCTGCAATCGGGCGGCGCGGTGACCGGCACGGTGCGGCAGGGCACGTTCAGCGCCAACCGGCTGGACGCAGACCTCGACACGCATACCGTGACGCTGACCGGCAACGCGCGCTTGCACATCGTGCCGAGAGGCACGAGATAG
- the lptB gene encoding LPS export ABC transporter ATP-binding protein, whose product MDDVTSLEIVEPIAEPPVVNGLQAVSIAKSYDKRVVLTDVSVSVGRGEVIGLLGPNGAGKTTCFYSVMGLVKPDAGRIMLDGQDITGLPMYRRAILGLGYLPQETSIFRGLTIEKNILAVLELNISDPVKRQERLDRLLEEFGLTRLRAAPAMALSGGERRRAEIARALAADPTIMLLDEPFAGIDPISIADIRDLVKDLKRRDIGVLITDHNVRETLDIVDRAYIIYDGRVLFTGSPEELVADANVRRLYLGEGFSL is encoded by the coding sequence ATGGATGACGTGACCAGCCTGGAGATAGTCGAGCCGATCGCTGAGCCGCCCGTGGTGAACGGCCTGCAGGCGGTGTCGATCGCCAAGAGCTACGACAAGCGCGTCGTGCTGACCGACGTCTCCGTCTCGGTCGGGCGCGGCGAGGTGATCGGGCTGCTCGGGCCGAACGGCGCGGGCAAGACGACCTGCTTCTATTCGGTGATGGGACTGGTGAAGCCCGATGCCGGGCGCATCATGCTCGACGGACAGGACATCACCGGCCTGCCGATGTACCGCCGCGCGATCCTCGGCCTCGGCTATCTGCCGCAGGAAACCTCGATCTTCCGCGGGCTGACGATCGAGAAGAACATCCTCGCCGTGCTGGAGCTTAACATCAGCGATCCGGTGAAGCGGCAGGAGCGGCTCGACCGGCTGCTGGAGGAGTTCGGCCTCACCCGGCTGCGCGCGGCGCCGGCGATGGCGTTGTCCGGCGGCGAGCGGCGGCGAGCGGAGATCGCCCGCGCGCTGGCGGCCGACCCGACGATCATGCTGCTCGACGAGCCGTTCGCGGGGATCGACCCGATCTCGATCGCCGACATCCGCGATCTGGTGAAAGACCTGAAGCGCCGCGACATTGGCGTGCTCATCACCGACCACAACGTCCGCGAGACGCTCGATATCGTCGACCGCGCCTATATCATCTACGACGGCCGCGTGCTGTTCACCGGCTCGCCGGAAGAGCTGGTCGCCGACGCCAACGTGCGGCGGCTGTATCTCGGCGAGGGATTCTCGCTCTGA
- a CDS encoding LptA/OstA family protein has protein sequence MKRLALPLLLVAATAGAQTRHDSNAPIDFGANQIQLQDKANRAVLTGNVTVRQAEMTLNAQRMTVAYTGQVVDGNPQVSRLDASGGVVVRRPNQLAKSQFAVYDLNRHVITMIGAVSLQQGGSNTVNGGRLTMNLDTGRAVIDGSAAAPATGTLPGGNVTSAPSGRVTGTFSVPKRASGTSATPSDGRN, from the coding sequence ATGAAGCGCCTCGCCCTCCCGCTGCTCCTCGTCGCCGCCACCGCCGGGGCGCAGACGCGTCACGATTCGAACGCCCCGATCGATTTCGGCGCGAACCAGATTCAGCTTCAGGACAAGGCGAATCGCGCCGTGCTGACCGGCAACGTCACGGTCAGGCAGGCCGAGATGACGCTCAACGCGCAGCGCATGACGGTCGCCTATACCGGGCAGGTGGTCGACGGGAATCCGCAGGTCTCGCGGCTCGATGCGTCGGGCGGCGTGGTGGTGCGGCGGCCGAACCAGCTCGCGAAGAGCCAGTTCGCGGTCTATGACCTCAACCGCCATGTCATCACGATGATCGGCGCGGTCTCGCTGCAACAGGGCGGATCGAACACGGTCAACGGCGGGCGGCTGACGATGAACCTCGATACCGGGCGTGCCGTGATCGACGGCTCGGCCGCCGCCCCGGCGACCGGCACCCTGCCCGGCGGCAACGTGACCAGCGCGCCCTCCGGCCGCGTCACGGGCACCTTCTCGGTGCCCAAGCGCGCCAGCGGCACGAGCGCCACGCCGTCCGACGGCAGGAACTGA